In Subdoligranulum variabile, the genomic stretch TTTTTCAAATTTTCAAATGAATTTCTTAAATCATCTTTAATTAAATCTGCTTCATCTTCATATCCCCAAATATCGGGGTAAATACCATTTTGGCGAAACGCACGCATATCAAATTTATCAATATATGTTTCAAAATTAAGTTCCTGCAACGCTTTTGCAATTTCTTTTACTCTATCGGTTTTCGTTCCAGATATAAAGATTTCTTCCCCAGAAATATTAAACTGTCCTACAATCGCTTCACTGATTAAATTATCTTCAATCGGTTCGCTGGCAGATTTTCCTGTCAGCAAGAAATGAAGTGCGTCCCACATTTTATCTATATCACAAATTTCCAAGTTCTCATTTTCCTGCGCTTCTTCCACATCATCAAGGCACATAAATTTTTCTAATTCAGTGTCAGTAGTTGACTGATAATTTGCAATCATTCCCATGTATTTTTCCTCCATATTTTACTGTCTTGTTCTCTACTTCCGTCCCCGCTGTGGGTTCGGATTTTTCAGCAAGTCCGACTTCTGTGCAATCTTTTTCAGCCACTTCTTTTCTTCTTCGGACAACTTCTTCAAATTCAATTTGAGCCGCTTACAGATAAACGCCAAAGCCGCTTGCTCCGGGTCGCTGCCCTCGCTGGCGACTTCATCTGCGGTCTGTAAAAAATCTTCCAGCGGGTTGTCCTCCGGGACGCTGAAAAAATCGTCCTTATGCGCTTCCCGCAGGTCAAGAGCTATCTTGTTTATGTCCTGCTGTATCACATAGCGGCAAAAGCTGTCATCATCAATATGGGCGGCGATAAGCTGTCTTAACTGTGGGTCGGTCAAGCCGGGATTGTGCTGCTTCATAATGGTTGCGCTTACAGCGTCCACAATGGCGTTTGCACTCTGTACCTGTTTTCCCGCCACGCCGTTCACATAGATTTCAAGGTCTGCCATCAGCCGGGGAAAATCAGGGTGCGCCGCCAGCTCACACAAGAGGGAATTATCCACCCGCCCACTTTTCAATAGTTCAATCATATCATCGCTCAAACACAGGTCTGCAAGATCGGCGTTTGGGTGATTTCTTGTTTCGGACAGCCCCAGCAGGTAATCGGCGGTCACGCCGTAAAACTTTGCCAGCTTGATAATGGCATAGTGGCTGATGTCCTTGAAGTCCTTTGCTTCATAACTACCCAGTGCAGACTTGGAGAGATTTACCTGTTCTTCAAGCTGCTCCAGCGTCAGCCCACGCTCTACACGCAGGTCTTTTAGGCGTTCCTGTATGGACAGTTCCATGCGCTCCCTCCCCTTGTCTGCTCGATAAATAGGAATTTCAAAAGTTCAAAGAAATCTGAAATCCAAAGTCTTTTTCACATTGAAAATTTTTCCCAATTTGCCTTACAAAATAATCTTCATCTTCTGGGAATACCACTTTTGTTATAGACCTTAATAAAGTCAATTTATCAACAGACTCTTTCAGTACAATTTCATATGTACTCCATCCATCTGTTACAGGCGAAGATATGTCATCAATCATATCTGAAAACAATTCATATCCGTTTATACATTGGTTCTTTGCTAATTGGCTAGCCCTAAATGAACATAACATTTTTTCAAGCATACTGTATTGTCTGCCGTTCAAACTTACCTGATATGTTTTCATGTAGCGTTTCTCCTCCCACTTTCGGTTTGTCCCCCTGTATTTAATTATTTTACCACAATTCCGAGAGCGTGGAAATAGCCTGTTTTTTAGACCGATTTCCCACCTTTCGGATATACGGCACAGGCGGTCAAAAAAGTGTAGACTTGAGATAGTTCATCGATGAACAGCGCATTGAAAACAAAATGACCGTCCGAAAAGGAATACCCTGGCTGGGGAAGCGCCGCAAGGAGCCAACTTCTGGACACTTTGTCCAGAGGTCACTTCGGGACAAGTTGTCCCGAAGCTGTGGGGAGCGCGCCAACGCCGGAACACGCCGCAGGAATGGGGCAGGAAGCCTTTTCGGGGAGAACGGCAACGGAAAACAAACGGAGGGACGCATGAGAAATAACCCATACAAAGACTTGCCACCGTTGGAGCGCAGGCCGGACGGCACGCACTACCGCATGACCCCGGCACAGCGGAAACAAGCCAACGCCTTAATACGCCGGGAGTGCTGTAACTGTGAGGACGGGGACTGTATCGCTCTTGACGATGGGGACACCTGCACTTGCCCACAGATGATTTCTTTCTCGGTCTGCTGTAAATGGTTCCGCTGGTCGGTCTTGCCGCAAATCGGAATGCTGGAAGCAGAGATTTTCCGGGATAAGGAGCTAAAACGCTGTGCGGTCTGCGGCAGAGTGTTCGTCCCAAAGTCCAACCGGGGAAAATACTGTCCCGACTGCGCCGCCAGAGTTCACAGGCGGCAGAAAACAGAAAGTGAACGGAAAAGGAGGTCTGCTGTGGACAGTTAGGGGCTGAAAAGTCCTTGATTTACAAGGCTTCCAGAGTGCGAAACCGGGGGAAGTCGTATCAAGTATCGCCCTCCCCCGGAAACACCGTCCTAACCGTCCACAAAACACGAT encodes the following:
- a CDS encoding YfbM family protein, translated to MGMIANYQSTTDTELEKFMCLDDVEEAQENENLEICDIDKMWDALHFLLTGKSASEPIEDNLISEAIVGQFNISGEEIFISGTKTDRVKEIAKALQELNFETYIDKFDMRAFRQNGIYPDIWGYEDEADLIKDDLRNSFENLKKFYEKMAEQERAVLVSIC
- a CDS encoding helix-turn-helix domain-containing protein, yielding MELSIQERLKDLRVERGLTLEQLEEQVNLSKSALGSYEAKDFKDISHYAIIKLAKFYGVTADYLLGLSETRNHPNADLADLCLSDDMIELLKSGRVDNSLLCELAAHPDFPRLMADLEIYVNGVAGKQVQSANAIVDAVSATIMKQHNPGLTDPQLRQLIAAHIDDDSFCRYVIQQDINKIALDLREAHKDDFFSVPEDNPLEDFLQTADEVASEGSDPEQAALAFICKRLKLNLKKLSEEEKKWLKKIAQKSDLLKNPNPQRGRK
- a CDS encoding cysteine-rich VLP domain-containing protein, whose amino-acid sequence is MTPAQRKQANALIRRECCNCEDGDCIALDDGDTCTCPQMISFSVCCKWFRWSVLPQIGMLEAEIFRDKELKRCAVCGRVFVPKSNRGKYCPDCAARVHRRQKTESERKRRSAVDS